The Prochlorococcus marinus XMU1408 genomic sequence AGATAAAGAAAAAATTCCTTTACCAAGTATTACTGGTAATGTTGAATTTAAAAATATCTTTTTTACTTTTAACGATGATAAAGATGTAATTCTAAAAAATATAAATTTAAAAATAAAATCTGGCCAGTTTGTCGGAGTTGTTGGGCAAAGTGGTAGTGGAAAAAGTACATTAATGAAATTACTACCGAGGCTTTATAAGCCTCAAGGTGGCAAAGTGCTGATTGATAATTACGATGTCAATAAAGTTGAACTTTATTCATTAAGAAGGCAGATAGGAATTGTCCCTCAAGAACCACTTCTATTTGCTGGAAGTATCAATAGTAATATTGCTCTTACTGATCCAGAGGCACCAAGCGAGGAAATTGTTAAAGCCGCAAGAATTGCCAATGCTCATGATTTTATTATGGATTTAAATGATGGCTATAGCACAAACATAGGAGAAAGAGGATCTGGACTATCGGGAGGACAGAAACAAAGAATAGCAATAGCAAGGACTCTCTTGAGCAATCCAAAGTTGTTAATAATGGATGAAGCTACAAGTGCACTTGATTATGAAACGGAAAGAAAAGTTTGCGAAGGACTTAGATCATCAAGTAAGGGTAGAACTGTATTTTTTATAACTCATAGATTAAGTACAGTAAAAAATTCAGATTTAATTTTAATGCTACATGAAGGCACTATTGTAGAAACTGGTACTCATGAAGAACTGATGAATCTCAAAGGAAGATATTTTGCTCTCTATTGCCAACAAGAGTCAAATTAAAATTATGGATAATAAATTATTAAAAAAAATCTCAAAAATCAACAAAAATTTTATTGTTAAAATAAATCCTAATCAGTTCATTACAAGTTTTAAGGGAAAGGTTAATTCAAAACACTTAATACAAAAATTCAATGGGAAATTTAACTCTAATTTATTCGATCCAATACTCTTATTTCAGTTACTCCAGGATAAAGTAAATAATTTTGGACGCATTTCAAATAATAACCATGTAATTCTATCTCAATCAAAATTCTGGGCCAGGACAATTACTTGGTTCATCATGGGAAGTGCAGGTTTTGCGGTAACTTGGCTTGCTGTTGCAGAGACTGATGAAGTGGTCATCGCTGCAGGAAAACTTCAACCTAAAGGTGGTGTAATTGACGTCCAAATGCCTATTGAAGGTGTAACGAGTAAAGTTTTAGTTAATGAAGGAGATTCTGTAAAAAAAGATCAAATATTAATTCTTTTAGATACTCAAATTACCGAATCCAGAAATAATTCTCTTCAAAAAAATCTTGAACTAAATAATATCATTGCAAAAAAATTAAGTTTGCTTGTTAAAGAAGGAGCAGTTTCAGAACTTCAATACTTACAACAACAAGAAAAGATAGAAGATATTAAACAACGTATTGCAACTAATAGAGTGCAAATGAGTTATCAAGAAATCATTTCTCCAATTGATGGAATAGTATTTGATTTAAAGCCTAAGGGTCCAGGATACGTTGCAAGCACCAGCGAACCTGTTTTAAAAATTGTGCCTAAAGATAATCTCCTAGCTAAAATTGATATTGATCCAAGAAAAATTGGCTTTGTAAAAGTAGGAAAAAATGCTGATATTAGTATTGACTCTTTTCCTGCATCGGATTTTGGCGTTATAGAGGGAACAGTGACGAGTATAGGATCAGATGCATTGCCTCCTAACCCAACAGAAAGAAAAGGATTTCGCTTTCCAGCAAAGATAACATTAAAGAATCAAGTTTTAAAACTTAAATCAGGAAAAACTCTTCCTCTTCAAGCAGGAATGAGTTTAACTGCAAATATCAAACTAAGAAAAGTCACTTATTTGCAATTACTACTAAAGAAATTTAGTGATAAAGCAGATTCATTAAAATCTCTTAATTAGTCAATTTTTAGTTTAATAATCTCTCAACCCATTCTATTTGTTTAGGCAAACAAATATTCTTTAAATCATAATTCTCTTTAGCATAATCTCTTGCATTATTACCTAGTCGTTCTCTATCTTCAGGACTATCAAGAAGATGACAAACTTGATTAACCAAATTCTCAATATCAAAAAAATTAACTAATTTCCCAGTTTGATTATTTGCAATAACTTCATGTAAAGGTTTCGTATCACTTGCCACAATTGCACAACCACAACTCATCGCCTCAATCAAACTCCATGAAAGAACAAATGGATAGGTCAGATAAATATGGACAGTGGATAATTGAAGAAGAGGTAAAAATTTTTTATATTCGATATTTCCAAGGAAATGCACTCTTCCCCAATCGACGCTATCAATATGAGGCCGAACCTCTGCTGCAAAAATGTTTTTCCAGGTTTCTCCATTTTCAGGCCTTGTACCATAACTAACATCATCTCCACCAACTATAAGAATTCTTGCTTTGGGCCTCCGTTTAAGCAACTCCGGCAATGATCTCATGAAAATGTGATATCCCCTATATGGTTCCAAATTTCGATTCACAAAGGTAATCACCTCATCATTTTTAGTCAGTACATGGTTTTGATTAATAGTCATTTGCACATTTTTATTAGGTATAACTTTTTGAGTATCAATACCATCGTGAATAACACTTATCTTTGATCTAAAGGATTCTGGGAAAGTACTAGCTTGCCAATGAGTTGGAGAAATTCCAGCATCCGCATCCTCAAATTGCAAAAGATGTTGCAAGTTCTTTAAACGCAATCTACAGACATTCCCAACATCAAGAACTGGAAATTCTGGATCAAAATCAGTATCTGCTCCATTATTTAAATAAAAAAATTCACAATAGATACCAAGCTTCGCTTTAGGCCATACTTCCTTCAAAA encodes the following:
- a CDS encoding HlyD family secretion protein — protein: MDNKLLKKISKINKNFIVKINPNQFITSFKGKVNSKHLIQKFNGKFNSNLFDPILLFQLLQDKVNNFGRISNNNHVILSQSKFWARTITWFIMGSAGFAVTWLAVAETDEVVIAAGKLQPKGGVIDVQMPIEGVTSKVLVNEGDSVKKDQILILLDTQITESRNNSLQKNLELNNIIAKKLSLLVKEGAVSELQYLQQQEKIEDIKQRIATNRVQMSYQEIISPIDGIVFDLKPKGPGYVASTSEPVLKIVPKDNLLAKIDIDPRKIGFVKVGKNADISIDSFPASDFGVIEGTVTSIGSDALPPNPTERKGFRFPAKITLKNQVLKLKSGKTLPLQAGMSLTANIKLRKVTYLQLLLKKFSDKADSLKSLN
- a CDS encoding glycosyltransferase family 4 protein codes for the protein MKILFIHQWFPGQFRHLAPFLLSKGHTLFAMSMNPSLGNKWQGIEIIQYKAERFSTPNIHPWVTDFETKIIRGEACFRKAIVMRKEGFYPDLIIAHHGWGESLFLKEVWPKAKLGIYCEFFYLNNGADTDFDPEFPVLDVGNVCRLRLKNLQHLLQFEDADAGISPTHWQASTFPESFRSKISVIHDGIDTQKVIPNKNVQMTINQNHVLTKNDEVITFVNRNLEPYRGYHIFMRSLPELLKRRPKARILIVGGDDVSYGTRPENGETWKNIFAAEVRPHIDSVDWGRVHFLGNIEYKKFLPLLQLSTVHIYLTYPFVLSWSLIEAMSCGCAIVASDTKPLHEVIANNQTGKLVNFFDIENLVNQVCHLLDSPEDRERLGNNARDYAKENYDLKNICLPKQIEWVERLLN